From Staphylococcus delphini, one genomic window encodes:
- the sdaAB gene encoding L-serine ammonia-lyase, iron-sulfur-dependent subunit beta — MKYKSVFDIIGPTMVGPSSSHTAGAVRIGLVARDLFGKQPERADIYLYGSFMETYKGHGTDVALVGGLLGYDTDDDRIETSLETAKEAGMRVHFIEMSEERSHPNTAIIDMTDGEKNISVEGVSIGGGKIEIVAINGFPLAISGNYPTLLVFHQDTFGTIGKVANILGDDGINVGSMQVSRKEKGDQALMTCELDDEVNDKILDAIRQVPGVVTVSLMGDN, encoded by the coding sequence ATGAAATATAAAAGCGTATTTGATATTATCGGACCAACCATGGTAGGCCCGTCATCTTCACATACAGCAGGTGCCGTCAGAATCGGCCTTGTCGCAAGAGATCTATTCGGCAAACAACCAGAACGAGCAGACATCTACTTATACGGCTCATTTATGGAAACGTACAAAGGGCACGGGACAGACGTTGCATTAGTCGGAGGATTACTCGGCTATGATACAGATGATGATCGCATTGAAACGAGTCTCGAAACTGCAAAAGAGGCCGGCATGCGCGTGCACTTTATTGAAATGAGTGAGGAACGTTCACATCCGAACACAGCGATTATCGACATGACCGATGGAGAGAAAAATATTTCTGTCGAAGGCGTATCGATTGGTGGCGGTAAAATTGAAATTGTCGCGATTAACGGTTTTCCATTAGCCATTAGCGGTAATTATCCGACACTACTCGTCTTTCACCAAGATACATTTGGTACGATTGGTAAAGTTGCCAACATTTTAGGTGATGATGGTATTAACGTCGGCAGTATGCAAGTGTCACGAAAAGAAAAAGGTGATCAAGCGTTAATGACGTGTGAACTGGACGATGAAGTGAACGACAAGATTTTAGATGCGATTCGACAAGTGCCAGGTGTCGTAACAGTTTCGTTGATGGGGGATAATTAA
- the fakA gene encoding fatty acid kinase catalytic subunit FakA, whose amino-acid sequence MITKINGNLFADMIIQGAQNLSNNADMVDALNVYPVPDGDTGTNMNLSMTSGREEVQAHLTAHIGNLGKAFSKGLLMGARGNSGVILSQIFRGFSKALEDKEEIDAKQFAESFEAGVKTAYKAVMKPVEGTILTVAKDAGAAAVKKAQETDDCLEVMAYVYEEAQKSLENTPNLLPVLKEVGVVDSGGKGLTLVYEGFLKAMKGEKIVAEAPKVDREAFFNDEHDFHGVIDTEDIVYGYCTEMMVRFEADKAPFDEADFRQEMSQFGDSLLVISDDEIVKVHVHTETPGEVFSFGQKYGELIKVKAENMREQHREVLRKEAAHQSKTKNTNDTTQTVETAVITISMGDGITKLFKSMGATHVISGGQTMNPSTEDIVKVINDSGCKRAIILPNNKNIQMASQQAADIVEAETIIIPTRTVPQGIAAMFHYDESADLATNEEAMTAAIDDVQSGAMTYAVRDTKIDGIEIEKDAFMGLVEDKIIASDRDKQTVLKETLNHMLSEDSEILTIITGEEAESELTDWIETFVGEHYEDVEVEVQDGQQPIYPYLFAVE is encoded by the coding sequence ATGATAACGAAGATCAACGGTAATCTATTTGCCGACATGATTATACAAGGGGCACAAAATTTATCAAATAATGCGGACATGGTGGATGCATTAAATGTTTACCCTGTGCCTGATGGGGATACAGGTACAAACATGAATTTGTCAATGACTTCTGGACGTGAAGAAGTACAGGCGCATTTGACAGCGCATATTGGGAATTTAGGTAAAGCTTTTTCTAAAGGATTATTGATGGGCGCACGAGGCAACTCTGGTGTGATTCTATCTCAAATTTTCCGCGGATTTTCAAAAGCATTAGAAGATAAAGAAGAAATTGATGCTAAACAATTTGCGGAAAGTTTTGAAGCCGGTGTTAAAACAGCTTATAAAGCAGTCATGAAGCCAGTGGAAGGGACAATTTTGACTGTCGCTAAAGATGCAGGTGCAGCAGCTGTTAAAAAAGCACAAGAAACGGACGATTGTTTAGAAGTGATGGCGTACGTTTATGAAGAGGCGCAAAAGTCACTTGAAAATACACCTAATTTATTACCAGTGCTGAAAGAAGTCGGCGTTGTGGATAGCGGTGGTAAAGGCCTGACATTAGTTTATGAAGGTTTCCTTAAAGCGATGAAAGGTGAAAAAATTGTCGCAGAAGCACCGAAAGTTGATCGTGAAGCATTCTTTAACGATGAACACGACTTCCATGGTGTTATTGATACAGAAGATATCGTCTATGGCTATTGTACAGAAATGATGGTGCGTTTCGAAGCAGATAAAGCACCATTTGATGAAGCTGACTTTAGACAAGAAATGAGCCAGTTTGGAGATTCATTATTGGTGATCAGTGACGACGAAATTGTGAAAGTCCATGTCCATACAGAAACACCAGGTGAAGTCTTTTCATTCGGTCAAAAGTACGGTGAATTGATTAAAGTTAAAGCTGAAAATATGCGTGAACAACACCGTGAAGTCTTACGTAAAGAAGCAGCACATCAATCTAAAACAAAAAATACAAATGATACAACACAAACTGTAGAAACCGCGGTCATTACAATTTCAATGGGTGACGGCATTACTAAGCTGTTCAAATCAATGGGTGCGACACATGTCATTAGTGGCGGTCAAACGATGAACCCTTCAACCGAAGACATTGTTAAAGTGATTAACGACAGTGGTTGTAAACGTGCCATTATTTTACCGAATAATAAAAATATTCAAATGGCAAGTCAACAGGCAGCGGATATTGTTGAAGCTGAAACAATCATTATTCCAACACGTACTGTCCCACAAGGTATCGCAGCTATGTTCCACTATGACGAAAGCGCAGATCTAGCGACTAACGAAGAAGCAATGACAGCAGCTATCGACGACGTCCAATCAGGTGCGATGACGTATGCCGTGAGAGATACGAAAATTGACGGTATTGAAATTGAAAAAGATGCTTTCATGGGACTTGTAGAAGATAAAATCATCGCGAGTGACCGAGACAAGCAAACCGTATTGAAAGAGACTTTAAATCACATGTTAAGTGAAGATAGTGAAATTTTAACGATTATCACAGGTGAAGAAGCGGAGAGCGAATTAACAGACTGGATTGAAACATTCGTCGGTGAGCACTATGAAGACGTTGAAGTTGAAGTACAAGACGGTCAACAGCCAATTTATCCATACTTATTTGCAGTAGAATAG
- a CDS encoding Asp23/Gls24 family envelope stress response protein encodes MALEITNDYGSIDISNEVIASIVGGKAVECYGIVGMASRQQVRDGIAEILGHENYAKGIVVREDNGVLDVDMHIIVSYGVKISEVAQNVQSTVKYTLENTLKLKVNSVNIFVQGVRFTNDGKD; translated from the coding sequence ATGGCTTTAGAAATTACAAATGATTATGGAAGTATCGATATCTCAAATGAAGTAATCGCGTCAATTGTAGGCGGTAAAGCTGTAGAATGTTATGGCATCGTTGGGATGGCTTCACGTCAACAAGTGAGAGACGGTATTGCTGAAATTTTAGGACATGAAAACTATGCGAAAGGAATCGTAGTGAGGGAAGATAATGGTGTGTTAGACGTAGATATGCACATTATTGTAAGTTACGGTGTGAAAATTTCAGAAGTTGCGCAAAACGTGCAATCGACTGTGAAATATACTTTAGAAAATACATTAAAACTTAAAGTCAACTCTGTAAATATTTTTGTTCAGGGCGTGCGCTTTACTAATGACGGGAAAGACTAA
- the rpmB gene encoding 50S ribosomal protein L28 → MGKECFVTGRKASTGNRRSHALNSTKRRWNANLQKVRILVDGKPKKVWVSTRALKSGKVTRV, encoded by the coding sequence ATGGGTAAAGAATGTTTCGTAACAGGACGTAAAGCTTCAACAGGTAACAGACGTTCACACGCGTTAAACTCAACTAAACGTCGTTGGAATGCTAACTTACAAAAAGTTAGAATCCTTGTTGATGGTAAACCTAAAAAAGTTTGGGTTTCAACTCGTGCTTTAAAATCAGGTAAAGTTACTCGCGTATAA
- a CDS encoding thiamine diphosphokinase: MDDKVIGLLCSDRELPEALFDIQRHQTWGGVDRGTMILLQHNIMPIFAVGDFDSISQSEREWIQSHIDIDPVPAEKADTDLALAVRTAVEQGYRHIQIFGATGGRLDHFMGAMQLLQHPDFEAVRIQLIDQQNKIEYLTEGQHVLQNDTAYRYVSLMQGTDQVVLSLKGFKYELCEQQLNRGETLTVSNEFDAERGEVIIHQGGVYVMRSRDKS; this comes from the coding sequence ATGGACGATAAAGTCATTGGCTTGCTCTGTAGTGATCGTGAATTGCCAGAAGCATTGTTCGATATTCAACGTCATCAAACATGGGGTGGCGTAGATAGAGGCACAATGATTTTATTACAACACAATATTATGCCAATCTTTGCGGTAGGCGATTTTGATTCAATTTCTCAAAGTGAGCGCGAATGGATACAGTCACACATTGATATCGACCCCGTACCAGCCGAAAAAGCCGATACAGACTTAGCACTTGCTGTACGCACTGCAGTGGAACAAGGGTATCGTCATATTCAAATTTTTGGGGCAACTGGTGGGCGTTTAGATCATTTTATGGGTGCCATGCAACTCCTGCAACATCCTGATTTTGAAGCGGTGCGCATTCAACTCATTGATCAACAAAATAAAATCGAATATTTAACTGAAGGTCAGCATGTATTACAAAATGATACAGCTTATCGTTATGTTTCATTGATGCAAGGGACGGATCAAGTCGTACTTTCATTAAAAGGATTTAAATATGAATTGTGCGAGCAGCAGTTGAATCGAGGCGAAACTTTAACAGTCTCAAACGAATTTGATGCAGAACGAGGTGAGGTCATCATTCATCAAGGTGGCGTCTATGTCATGAGAAGTCGAGATAAGTCATGA
- the rpe gene encoding ribulose-phosphate 3-epimerase, with translation MTKVFPSLLSADFLNLKQELTKLEKSGIDALHFDVMDGQFVPNISIGFPVLEAIRAATDLPIDAHLMIETPNDYVEAFAEKGVNKISVHMEGNPHIHRVIQNIKKHGVEAGVVINPGTPVHAIDAIIAEVDFVLVMSVNPGFGGQAFLPAAVDKIKQLDDIRKNRQLDFKIEVDGGINDQTAKQVVEAGADWLVAGSYFFSQADYKEANQRLKGEL, from the coding sequence ATGACAAAAGTTTTTCCTTCTTTATTATCAGCTGATTTTTTGAACTTAAAACAAGAATTAACAAAATTAGAAAAAAGTGGCATTGATGCATTACATTTTGATGTGATGGATGGCCAATTCGTACCTAACATTTCAATTGGTTTTCCAGTGCTCGAAGCGATTCGTGCAGCGACGGATTTACCGATTGATGCACACTTGATGATTGAAACGCCGAATGACTATGTCGAAGCGTTTGCGGAAAAAGGTGTGAACAAAATTTCAGTGCACATGGAAGGCAATCCGCATATTCATAGAGTGATTCAAAATATTAAAAAGCATGGTGTTGAAGCAGGTGTTGTCATTAATCCAGGGACACCGGTGCATGCTATAGATGCGATCATTGCAGAGGTAGATTTCGTCTTAGTCATGTCCGTGAATCCAGGTTTTGGTGGACAAGCATTCCTTCCAGCTGCCGTAGATAAAATTAAACAGTTAGATGACATACGTAAAAATCGCCAACTCGACTTTAAAATCGAAGTCGACGGTGGCATTAATGATCAAACAGCGAAACAAGTCGTTGAAGCAGGGGCAGATTGGTTAGTCGCAGGTTCATATTTCTTTAGCCAAGCAGATTATAAAGAAGCGAACCAACGTTTGAAAGGTGAACTATAA
- the rsgA gene encoding ribosome small subunit-dependent GTPase A encodes MKTGRIIKSISGVYRVDVNGEMFDAKPRGLFRKKQITPIVGDIVDIDVETHASGYIQHVHERRNELKRPPVSNIDLLIVVMSAVSPDFSTQLLDRFLVIGHSYGLQPSILITKKDLASKEEQATIEEVLKYYEKIGYQTQFIGKDDDVAEVFQQWAPGLAVLSGQSGVGKSTLLNRYAPSLELETNEISQSLNRGKHTTRHVELYPREQGHIADTPGFSALDFDHIEKEDLRDYFIDIAELGAYCKFRDCYHINEPRCHVKAMLDAGELPAFRYDHYVQLYNEISNRKVRY; translated from the coding sequence TTGAAAACAGGTCGAATTATTAAATCAATCAGCGGTGTCTATCGCGTTGACGTCAACGGTGAAATGTTTGATGCAAAACCACGTGGACTCTTCAGAAAAAAGCAAATTACGCCTATCGTTGGAGATATTGTGGATATTGATGTAGAAACACATGCATCGGGCTATATCCAACACGTACATGAACGTCGTAATGAATTAAAAAGGCCGCCAGTGAGCAACATCGATTTACTCATTGTCGTGATGAGTGCGGTGTCTCCTGATTTTTCAACACAATTGTTAGATCGTTTTCTCGTGATTGGTCATTCATATGGGTTGCAGCCGAGCATACTCATTACAAAAAAGGATCTTGCATCAAAAGAAGAACAAGCAACCATTGAAGAAGTTCTCAAATATTATGAAAAAATCGGTTATCAAACACAGTTTATTGGTAAAGATGATGATGTGGCTGAAGTATTTCAACAATGGGCACCTGGACTGGCGGTATTGAGTGGACAGTCTGGTGTAGGAAAATCGACATTACTCAACCGTTATGCGCCGAGTCTTGAGTTGGAGACGAATGAAATTTCACAATCACTCAACCGAGGCAAGCATACGACGCGCCATGTCGAACTTTATCCACGTGAACAAGGTCATATCGCTGACACACCTGGTTTTAGTGCGCTCGATTTTGATCATATTGAAAAAGAAGATTTGCGAGACTATTTTATTGATATTGCCGAATTAGGGGCGTACTGTAAATTTAGAGATTGTTATCATATTAATGAACCACGTTGTCATGTCAAAGCGATGCTAGATGCAGGTGAATTGCCGGCATTTCGTTATGACCATTACGTACAATTATATAATGAAATATCAAATCGAAAGGTAAGATACTAA
- a CDS encoding cytochrome P450, with the protein MAKKLPKDTGLDNTLKIINDAYTYVPKRLEKFGTKAFETRALGMKPVVVISGKAAAELFYDNDKISRKGTLPKRIVHTLFGKGAIHTTEGKVHVDRKALFMSLMTEKNLKYLRELTRNYWFMHTERMQNKDEVNVYQEAGLILTKVGFRWAGLKQTDEQAAQNAEDMNTMIDSFSGLGQSLKGYREAKKARARVEQFLQDQIEAVREGQQYAEPGTALYEFAHWKDLNDQPMDPHLCAVDLMNIIRPLVAVNRFVSYGVKALIEFDQERKKLQVTNDPNYAYKFAQEVRRIFPFVPFLPGRLKKTVEFDGFKLKKGTLTVLDIFGTTHDPELFENPYQFNPDRFDNWDGSPFDLIPQGGGDFYTNHRCAGEWMTVIVMEETIQYFANKIDFEAPAQDLSVKLDQFPGKVTSGTIIKSVYPRI; encoded by the coding sequence TTGGCAAAGAAATTACCAAAAGATACGGGATTAGACAATACGCTTAAAATTATCAACGACGCTTATACTTATGTGCCTAAGCGTCTAGAAAAGTTTGGAACGAAAGCTTTTGAAACGCGTGCATTAGGGATGAAACCAGTTGTTGTGATCAGTGGTAAAGCAGCGGCTGAACTATTTTATGACAACGATAAGATTTCAAGAAAAGGCACGTTGCCGAAACGCATTGTACATACTTTATTCGGAAAAGGTGCGATTCATACGACAGAAGGTAAAGTGCATGTCGACCGTAAAGCACTCTTTATGTCTTTGATGACTGAGAAAAATTTGAAATATTTACGTGAATTGACACGAAATTACTGGTTTATGCACACAGAACGCATGCAAAATAAAGATGAAGTTAACGTCTATCAAGAAGCGGGACTGATTTTAACAAAAGTCGGTTTTCGCTGGGCAGGTTTAAAACAAACGGATGAACAAGCGGCACAAAATGCTGAAGATATGAATACGATGATTGATTCGTTTAGCGGGCTTGGTCAATCTTTGAAAGGGTATCGTGAAGCGAAAAAGGCGCGTGCACGTGTTGAACAATTTTTACAAGACCAAATTGAAGCGGTACGTGAGGGTCAACAATATGCAGAACCAGGAACGGCTTTGTATGAATTTGCACATTGGAAAGATTTGAATGACCAACCAATGGACCCACACTTATGTGCAGTAGATTTAATGAATATCATACGTCCACTTGTTGCGGTGAATCGCTTTGTGAGCTATGGTGTAAAAGCACTGATTGAATTTGATCAAGAACGTAAAAAGTTACAAGTGACTAACGATCCGAATTACGCTTATAAATTCGCTCAAGAAGTGCGTCGTATTTTCCCATTTGTGCCATTTTTACCAGGGCGATTAAAGAAAACGGTTGAATTTGACGGTTTCAAATTGAAAAAAGGCACATTGACGGTACTGGATATTTTTGGGACGACACACGACCCTGAACTATTCGAAAATCCATATCAATTTAACCCAGACCGTTTCGACAACTGGGATGGCAGTCCATTTGATTTAATTCCTCAAGGCGGTGGAGATTTCTATACGAATCATCGTTGTGCGGGTGAATGGATGACAGTGATTGTGATGGAAGAAACGATTCAATATTTTGCGAATAAAATTGATTTCGAAGCACCTGCACAAGATTTGTCTGTGAAGTTAGATCAATTCCCAGGCAAAGTAACGAGTGGGACAATCATTAAAAGTGTTTATCCAAGAATTTAA
- a CDS encoding Stp1/IreP family PP2C-type Ser/Thr phosphatase, with product MLNAEFFSVAGNFRDNNEDAGGVFYNKTDQQFLVLCDGMGGHQAGEVASQFVVSALQERFEAENYIEPEQAEAWLKHQLQIVNRDLYDQAQQNSDYRGMGTTCVCALVFDHHIVVANVGDSRAYLTNGRTMDQITIDHTFVNQLVMLGEITEEEAFEHPRRHIITKVMGTNRFVTPDIFTKRTQFYQYLILNSDGLTDYVRPHQLHTLLNDHESVHEIGEKMLALAEELEAKDNISFVLAEIAGEPV from the coding sequence ATGTTAAATGCAGAATTTTTTTCAGTAGCAGGTAATTTTCGTGACAACAATGAAGATGCAGGTGGCGTATTTTATAATAAGACAGATCAACAATTTTTAGTGCTATGTGACGGTATGGGTGGCCATCAAGCAGGTGAAGTGGCGTCACAATTTGTCGTCAGTGCTTTACAAGAAAGATTTGAAGCAGAAAACTATATTGAACCTGAACAGGCAGAAGCTTGGTTGAAACATCAACTTCAAATCGTCAACCGTGATTTATATGATCAAGCACAACAAAATTCTGACTATCGTGGTATGGGGACGACGTGTGTATGTGCATTAGTCTTTGACCATCATATTGTTGTCGCAAATGTAGGCGATTCACGTGCATATTTAACGAATGGTCGAACGATGGACCAAATTACAATTGACCATACATTCGTCAATCAGCTCGTGATGTTAGGTGAAATTACCGAAGAAGAAGCTTTTGAACATCCGAGAAGACATATTATTACTAAGGTGATGGGGACAAATCGTTTTGTTACGCCTGATATTTTCACTAAACGTACACAATTTTATCAATATCTGATTTTAAATTCTGATGGTTTAACAGATTACGTGAGACCTCATCAACTTCATACATTATTGAATGATCATGAATCTGTTCACGAAATCGGCGAGAAAATGTTAGCACTCGCTGAAGAATTAGAAGCGAAGGATAACATCTCATTTGTACTAGCTGAGATTGCAGGTGAACCTGTATGA
- the rlmN gene encoding 23S rRNA (adenine(2503)-C(2))-methyltransferase RlmN gives MITAEKKKKNKFLPDFEKQSIYSLRFDELQGWLKENGQQSFRAKQIYEWLYDKRVDTFEEMTNLSKELRQLLADHFTITTLETVVRQESRDGTIKFLFELQDGYTIETVLMRHDYGNSVCVTTQVGCRIGCTFCASTLGGLKRNLEAGEIVSQVLTVQKALDETDERVSSIVIMGIGEPFENYDEMMDFLKIVNDDNSLNIGARHITVSTSGIVPRIYDFADESLQINFAVSLHAANNEIRSKLMPINRAYDVDKLMEAIQYYQEKTNRRITFEYGLFGGVNDQLEHARELAKLIKPLNCHVNLIPVNHVPERNYVKTPKDDIFKFEKELKKLGINATIRREQGADIDAACGQLRAKERQAETR, from the coding sequence ATGATTACTGCAGAAAAGAAAAAGAAGAATAAATTTTTGCCAGACTTCGAGAAACAATCGATTTATTCACTCAGATTTGATGAATTGCAAGGTTGGTTGAAAGAGAATGGCCAACAAAGTTTCCGGGCTAAACAGATTTACGAATGGCTTTATGATAAACGTGTAGATACTTTTGAAGAAATGACGAATTTGTCGAAAGAATTGCGTCAACTTCTCGCGGACCACTTTACGATAACGACTTTGGAAACGGTCGTCCGCCAAGAAAGTCGCGATGGCACAATCAAGTTTTTATTTGAATTACAAGATGGCTATACAATTGAAACAGTTTTAATGCGTCATGACTATGGGAATTCTGTATGTGTGACGACACAAGTGGGCTGTCGTATTGGCTGTACGTTTTGCGCGTCAACATTAGGCGGATTGAAGCGTAACTTAGAAGCTGGTGAGATCGTATCACAAGTCTTAACTGTGCAAAAAGCGTTAGATGAAACGGACGAACGTGTCTCTTCTATCGTCATCATGGGCATTGGTGAACCGTTTGAAAACTATGATGAAATGATGGACTTTTTGAAAATAGTGAACGATGATAACAGCTTAAACATTGGTGCACGTCATATTACGGTTTCAACATCAGGTATTGTACCGAGAATTTATGATTTTGCGGATGAATCACTTCAAATTAATTTTGCGGTGAGCTTACACGCAGCAAATAATGAAATTCGTTCAAAATTAATGCCGATTAATAGAGCATATGATGTGGATAAATTGATGGAAGCGATTCAATATTATCAAGAAAAAACCAATCGTCGTATTACGTTTGAATATGGCTTATTTGGTGGCGTGAACGATCAACTTGAACATGCACGCGAACTTGCCAAATTGATTAAACCACTCAATTGTCATGTGAATTTAATACCAGTCAACCACGTCCCAGAGCGTAATTATGTGAAAACGCCGAAAGATGACATTTTTAAGTTTGAAAAAGAATTAAAAAAATTAGGCATTAATGCTACAATTAGACGTGAGCAAGGCGCAGATATCGACGCAGCATGTGGACAACTTAGAGCAAAGGAACGTCAAGCAGAAACGAGGTAG
- the rsmB gene encoding 16S rRNA (cytosine(967)-C(5))-methyltransferase RsmB, whose translation MVTVRELSLMTIEAVLKDGAYSNLKMNEMLQTYPLNPADRGLYTELVYGTIKRKLTLDYYLKPFIKTKIKGWVRRLLWMSLYQFLYLDKVPTHALINEAVNIAKKRGGVQTGNTVNAILRQMTSQPLPDVTAIKKQPERLSIQYSIPTWIIKHWLTHFGTDTTEAIASNLLLPGTQTVRVNRTQITVDEAIAQLRAEGFDVQSDAHIDVCLHVSGHGVMTSELFQKGLISIQDKSSMFVAEYMGLQPGDTVLDSCSAPGGKACHMAEILNGQGTVLATDVHAHKIQLIDHNIRKLHLTGIHAMQHDATQPYDQQFDKILLDAPCSGLGVLRHKPEIKYMITPQDVEGLVDLQLRIIDNVSKHLKAGGTLVYSTCTIEQLENDNVIYTFLKSHPDFEFDFIEDPRTHEPVKTLQLLPQDMHADGFFITRVRKKG comes from the coding sequence ATGGTCACAGTTCGTGAATTAAGTTTAATGACAATTGAAGCGGTGTTGAAAGACGGAGCTTACAGTAATTTAAAAATGAATGAGATGTTACAGACGTATCCATTAAATCCTGCTGATCGCGGTTTATATACGGAACTTGTATATGGCACGATTAAGCGAAAACTGACGTTAGATTATTATTTAAAACCGTTCATCAAAACAAAAATTAAAGGCTGGGTGCGTCGTTTATTATGGATGAGCCTGTATCAATTCCTTTATTTAGATAAAGTGCCGACGCATGCTTTAATTAATGAAGCCGTGAATATCGCTAAGAAACGTGGTGGCGTACAAACGGGCAATACGGTCAATGCGATTTTACGTCAAATGACATCGCAGCCATTACCAGATGTGACTGCGATTAAAAAGCAACCTGAAAGACTTTCAATTCAATACAGTATACCGACTTGGATTATCAAACATTGGTTAACGCATTTCGGAACTGACACGACTGAAGCGATTGCGTCGAACTTGCTTCTCCCAGGAACACAAACTGTACGTGTGAACCGTACACAAATCACAGTAGATGAAGCGATCGCGCAATTACGTGCTGAAGGTTTTGACGTTCAATCGGATGCTCATATTGACGTTTGTCTACACGTGTCAGGTCATGGTGTGATGACTTCTGAGCTGTTTCAAAAAGGTTTGATCAGTATCCAGGATAAGAGCTCTATGTTTGTCGCGGAATATATGGGGTTACAACCGGGTGACACCGTGTTAGATAGCTGTAGTGCCCCTGGAGGAAAAGCGTGCCACATGGCTGAAATTTTAAATGGTCAAGGAACAGTGCTCGCAACGGATGTACATGCGCATAAAATCCAGCTCATTGACCATAATATTCGCAAGTTACATTTAACAGGAATTCATGCAATGCAACATGATGCGACACAACCGTACGACCAGCAGTTTGACAAAATTTTACTCGATGCGCCGTGTAGTGGGCTAGGCGTTTTGAGACATAAACCAGAAATTAAATATATGATAACGCCACAAGATGTAGAGGGATTAGTAGACTTACAATTACGCATCATCGACAATGTTTCAAAGCATCTTAAAGCGGGTGGGACATTGGTTTATTCAACATGTACAATCGAACAACTTGAAAACGACAATGTGATTTATACCTTTTTGAAGTCGCATCCTGATTTCGAATTTGATTTTATTGAAGACCCACGGACACATGAACCAGTGAAAACATTGCAACTATTGCCACAAGATATGCATGCAGATGGTTTTTTTATAACGAGAGTAAGGAAGAAAGGGTAG
- the fmt gene encoding methionyl-tRNA formyltransferase, giving the protein MSKIIFMGTPDFSTAILEMLIDTEEVIAVVTQPDRPVGRKRVLTPPPVKKVAVAHDIPVYQPEKLTGSTELETLLQMECDLIVTAAFGQLLPESLLEHPKFGAVNVHASLLPKYRGGAPIHQAIIDGEAETGVTIMYMVKKLDAGDIISQRAIPIEDTDNVGTMHDKLSALGTDLLKETLPSILNGTNDRAPQDEALVSFASNIQREDERIDWTQGARTIFNHIRGLSPWPVAYTTFEDKNMKLYEAQLIKGQSGRPGVIIDVTKKHIIVGTGSDDAIALTEIQLAGKKRMPVAQFLSGFQTSLVGKELI; this is encoded by the coding sequence ATGAGTAAAATTATTTTTATGGGGACACCTGATTTTTCAACAGCAATTTTAGAAATGTTAATCGATACTGAAGAGGTGATTGCAGTTGTCACTCAACCCGATAGACCTGTGGGACGTAAACGGGTACTCACACCGCCTCCAGTGAAAAAGGTGGCTGTTGCACACGATATTCCTGTGTACCAACCTGAAAAGTTAACTGGCTCAACAGAACTTGAGACATTACTTCAAATGGAATGTGACTTGATCGTGACAGCGGCGTTTGGTCAATTATTACCTGAATCATTACTTGAACATCCAAAATTTGGCGCGGTTAATGTACATGCGTCATTATTGCCAAAATATCGCGGTGGTGCACCAATCCATCAAGCGATTATTGACGGTGAAGCAGAAACAGGCGTGACAATCATGTACATGGTGAAAAAGTTAGATGCCGGTGATATCATTTCACAACGTGCGATTCCAATTGAAGACACGGACAATGTGGGGACTATGCATGATAAGTTAAGTGCACTTGGTACGGACTTATTAAAAGAAACGCTCCCATCAATTTTAAATGGCACGAACGACCGTGCGCCACAAGATGAAGCATTAGTGAGCTTTGCATCGAACATTCAACGTGAAGATGAACGTATTGATTGGACACAAGGTGCGCGTACGATTTTTAACCATATTCGCGGCTTATCTCCGTGGCCAGTGGCTTATACGACATTTGAAGATAAAAATATGAAGTTATATGAAGCGCAACTCATAAAAGGTCAATCTGGGCGTCCGGGTGTAATTATCGATGTTACGAAAAAACACATCATTGTCGGTACAGGTTCAGACGATGCGATTGCACTGACAGAAATTCAATTAGCGGGTAAGAAAAGAATGCCTGTTGCACAATTTTTAAGTGGTTTCCAAACATCTCTAGTTGGAAAGGAACTCATCTAA